Sequence from the Pirellulales bacterium genome:
GGTTCGGCCGGGCCAAGATTAACGCCGAGCATGCGAATACTCCAGTGTGGACGTTGACAGGCCACGTGTTATAGATGTGAGGTATGCGCATGTTTACTGGCCTGCTTGCGTTTGGCGCGTTTCATAGCTTGTTGGGGATTCTGTACTTCATTTTTTGGATTTGCATGCTGGTAAATTGTTTGAAGAATCCAAAATTGGAAGGTACGGAAAAACTCATTTGGGTGCTAGTGATTATCTTTCTGCCTCTGCTGGGTGCGCTATTGTATTTATTCATTGCCCACGAACGACGGGCTACTTAAACACATGCCTTTTGCGGCCCTGTGGTACCGGGCAACAGTAATAAAAAACCCGGTATGCGGTTTGCTCCTCCAGCATGGCATCGCAGAATGATCGCACAATTTCAACGAGGGAGCGACCGGCCATGCCGCAAAATCTACCGGTAATTAATTTCAACTTCGATACATTGCATCCAGCGGTGTTGGTACTGTTGGGTGCGATAGTGTTGTTGTTCGGGCGATCTTTATTTTGGGCATGCATCGCCATTATCGGCTTTCTGCTGGGTATGGCCTTGGCCAACGAATGGCTGGCGGATAAAGCAGAATGGAT
This genomic interval carries:
- a CDS encoding PLDc N-terminal domain-containing protein, with translation MFTGLLAFGAFHSLLGILYFIFWICMLVNCLKNPKLEGTEKLIWVLVIIFLPLLGALLYLFIAHERRAT